CGAGGACGCGGCGCTGTTCCGATCGACCGACGGCGGGACGAGCTGGCACGAGCTTTCGGGCCTGCGCGGTCACGGCTCCGGGTCGAGCTGGATGCCCGGCGCGGGGGGAATGGGGCTGCACACGATCCTGCTCGACCCGAGCCGCGCGGAGCGGATGTTCATCGCGATCTCCGCGGCCGGGGTGTTCCGCACCGACGACGGCGGCGCGACGTGGCAACCGAAAAACCGGGGCCTGAAGTCGCAGTACATCCCCGACCCCGAGGCCGAGGTCGGGCATTGCGTGCACCGCATCGCGATGCACCCCTCCCGGCCGAACGTCCTCTTCATGCAGAAACACTGGGACGTGATGCGCAGCGACGACGCGGGCGACTCGTGGCGGGAGATCAGCGGCGACCTTCCCACCGACTTCGGGTTCCCGATCGACGTGCACGCGCACGACCCCGAGACGATCTACGTCGTCCCGATCAAGAGCGACTCGGAGCATTTCCCGCCCGAGGGGAAGCTGCGCGTCTACCGCAGCCGCACCGGCGGCAACGACTGGGAGCCGCTCACGAAGGGACTCCCCCAGCGCGACTGCTAC
This Candidatus Polarisedimenticolaceae bacterium DNA region includes the following protein-coding sequences:
- a CDS encoding sialidase family protein, producing MSRIRVLVGTRKGAFILTSDGARRSWDVAGPHFAGWEIFHLKGSPANPERIWASQTSSWFGQVVQRSDDGGKSWDAVGNTFAYDGVPGTHQWYDGSPHPWEFKRVWHFEPSRVDPDTVYAGIEDAALFRSTDGGTSWHELSGLRGHGSGSSWMPGAGGMGLHTILLDPSRAERMFIAISAAGVFRTDDGGATWQPKNRGLKSQYIPDPEAEVGHCVHRIAMHPSRPNVLFMQKHWDVMRSDDAGDSWREISGDLPTDFGFPIDVHAHDPETIYVVPIKSDSEHFPPEGKLRVYRSRTGGNDWEPLTKGLPQRDCY